The Pseudomonadota bacterium genome includes the window CGCCATCCTGATGAGCCTATTCCCTTCCGCACAGCTTCAAAACTCAACCCTGTCGAACACGTGCTGCAGCTCGCGCGTACCACCCTCGAAGCCGAACCCACCCACACAAGCGCCTCCGAAGATTTCAAAAAGGCTGCCTGACCGTTTCAATCGTGTAAAGTCATGCGAAAATGGGGTGCTCCTGGTCGAACGTTGGATCTTGGCGCGCCTGCGTCATCACGCGTTCTTCCGTCTCGGCGATCTGAATACCGAGATCGACGCGTTGCTCTTGGCACTGAACCGGCGTCCGTTCCGCAAGCTGCCAGGCTCGCGCCGCATGCTGTTCGAACAGCTCGACCGTCCGGCCATGAAGCCGCTACCCGTACAGCCATACGTGTTCGCCGAGTGGCAGCAACCACGGGTGCATATCGACTATCACGTCGAGGTCGACCGCCACTACTACTCGGTGCCCTACGCGCTGGTCAGTCACGTCGTGGACGCACGTGTCACGGCGCACACCGTGGGAGCTGTTCTACCGCGGCCAACGCGTCGCCTCCCACGTGCGCTCGCATCTGAAAGGGCGACACACCACCGATACGGCGCACATGCCCAAGGCCCATCAGCACTACGCCGCCTGGACACCGCGGCGGCTCATCGACTGGGCCGAAAAGAGCGGCGCGGCGACCGCCAAGCTCATCGAGGTCATCCTCACCACCCGCGCGCATCCCCAGCAGGGCTTCCGCTCCTGCCTGGGCATCATGCGGTTGGGTAAGCACTACGGTGTCGCGCGTCTGGAGGGGGCCTGCCGGCGCGCTCTCGTCCTCGGCGCTCACAGCAGTGTCGAGTCGATTTTGAAACGTGGTTTGGACGGCGAGCCATTACCGGCCACGGCGTCTTCCACCCCGGCGATCCCTCACGACAACGTGCGCGGCGCCGGTTATTACCACTGACCCATACCCACGATAGGAGAGTTATCATGTTGACCCATCCCACGATCGAAAAGCTGCACGCCCTGCAATTGACCGGCATGGCTCGCGCATGGGAGGCTCAGCGCCACGTGCCCGATATCGATACACTGAGCTTCGAGGAGCACCTCGGCCTGTTGCTCGATGCCGAGAGCACAATCGATGAAATGTCGAATGGGGCCAGTGCGCAACCACCGGACACGTAGCCATGTTTGGCCGGGTTGAAGCACGTAGTCCGTATGGTGCGCATAATCTCCCTCGTCCCGAATCATGCTCCCAAAAACGTCGTTGCCAGATGCCACGTTCACCGTTCGTCATTCGATGAACGCCCCTCCGTTGGCGGCAGCGCCTGCACAAAACGAATTTTCATTGCCTTAATGCGATTGGAAAAGTCATCATCGCCCGGTGGTAGGGTAATCACGCAATGCATGTGATCGGGAAGCACGACTCAGGCATCGATATGGAACCATCGATCGGCTCGCGTGCACTTCACTCCCGCAACGGTTCGATATGCCGCACCAACAAGTCGGTCCGGCGCTCTAATAGAGCGATGGTGAAAAAGTAAGTGCCTCCCGGCACACGGTAACGGCGGTAATCCGGCATCGGTGAGCCTTATCACTTTCATTCATTCGGCGGAACACCCCCTGCGGGGCTTCCGGCCTACGCGGGCTGCCCCCTCGCTCATCCCGAAGAAGCCCGGCGACAAGGTCAAGACCAACCGGCGCGATGCCGGAGCTCGCCCACCTCATGCGCTCGGGGGACCTCACCCCGGTCTACGTCCCCGAGATCGAGGACGAGGCCATCCGGGATCTCTCCGGTGCGCGGGGAGGACGCCATAGGCGATCTCAAAGCCGCCACGTACCGGCTCAAGGCCTTCCTGCTGCGCCAGGATATCCGCTACGAAGGGAAGGCGAGTTGGGGGCCGGCCCATCTTCGCTGGCTCGCCGAGGTGGTCTGTCCCACTCCCGCCCAGCAGATCGTCTTCCAGGAGTACGTGCGGGCGGTCAACGAACCCCACGAGCGAGTGGAGCGCATCGAGACCGAGCTGCAGGAAAAGGCCAAGGGCTGGCGATTCTATCCCGTGGTCGAAGCCCTCCAGGCCCTGCGCGGGATCCAGTTCACCGTCGCCCTCAGCACCGTCGCAGAGCTCGGGGATCTCAGTCGTTTTGATAGCCCAAGACAGCTCATGAGTTATCTGGGCCTCACCCCTTCCGAGTATTCTACCGGCAACACCCGCAGGCTCGGGGGATCACCAAGACCGGCAACGCCCACGCCCGCCGTACCCTCATCGAGGGGGCTTGGGCCTATCGCTACAACGCCAAGGTGAGCCGTCCGATGCAACAACGTCAAGAGACCCTCCCCCGAGCGATCCGCGACATCGCCTGGAAGGCCCAAGTGCGCCTTTGCAAGCGCTACCGTAGGCTCGTGGCCAAGGGGAAGCATCCCAACGTCGTGGTCGTGGCGATCGCACGCGAGCTCGCGGCGTTCCTGTGGGCCATCGCTCGGCAAGTGCCCCTCGCGGCTCATCCTGCCGCGACCCGGTGAGGCAGGGCGGGGCACGTGTGGCCGGACTCCGTGTGGGCCAGGCGTGAATGTCCGCAAAAAGCGCGGACCGTGTGGACAAGCGGCTGGACAAGGTCCCTCTTGCCCACCGCTTGTCCACACTCATTTACCCCTGGCCCACACTGCGCCGGGAAGTCCCCGGTGCGTACCCGATCGTCCGCTACAGCAATCGTTTGATAAAACAACCAAGGACCGCATATGCCGTTCAAGTGTCGCTCTACACGACGAACTTATCCCTACCCCAAGGCTCAGGCCCATGGGAAGAGACGCAGCCCCGGTTTTGGCGTAACCCTCGTGAACGTTAAGAGCCTGAAACAGATGCTCGTGCCCAGATCGAGGAAGGCGCCCGACGGACACAAGTAAGGTGGTAACCAACCCACGGATATCAGCATGATCAACCGTCGCATTTACTGGCTCCGTCTCTTCCCATGGCCTGAGAAACCTCCGTGACGACGGGCCGGGGACACGTTTTCGCCAACACTTGACGGCGGAAGTCATATCAACGTTCTGCTTGAGGGATGCGACGTTAGGAGCGTCCTGTGCAAGCGGTTGTTAGGCATGATTATCTGTGTTTATATTTGACCGCTCTGCTAGCGCCTGCCAAACACGAGGTCTTCCGCAATTTTCTTTTGTTCCGCCGTGAGGACCTCCCAAACATCAGGTAACGCTGATCCTTCGACCTGTACGAAGCCCGAATAAACATTCCAGAACGGTCCCCACGGTTTGCCTCCCTCATCTGGGACAATCCGGAAGCCATGCTGAATTTCGGAACCATGTCCAGTCTTTGTACGAGTAACTTCTTTAGCAATCGGCGCAGGTGCGATATAAGTCTTGATATATTGATAGTTCATCACTTCGCGCTCCAGCTTTTGGATCGTAAAAGACCGCGAGATCGTTCTACCACTTCTGCTCGCCGTTTTTTCTTCCTCTCTTTCTGCTGTCTTTCGGCCTCTCTTTGCTTCTACCCCGAACTTAAACTTCGCCACTTTCGCGATTGGTAATTCGAGGCTCACTCCGGCGCTAGCAGACAGATCGGTATATACCTCAACACTGGTTGATTCACTGGTTTCTTCAAATATCTGTGCAAACCACGCGACCTTAAATCCACCTCGGGCAACCTTGGCTTCTGACGTGGGTATAATAAGATAGGCTTCGGTTGATGTAGCAAATATATCGGGGTGTTCCTTCCCCTCACTCTCAAACTCGGTAATCTCCTTTCCAATCGCGTCTTAAGTTCACTAATGAAACTTTGCAGAGCGATGCCTTCGAAGAATTCCAACCAATGCGCTAACTGCTCGTTGTTGTCCTGTTTCCACTTGCCAGTATTGATGAGTTCCGCAATCTCCCGGGCTTTAAGCCGTGCCTGTTCATAATCGGTACTTATTGTAGGCTTGCCTATCTTGACACTACGGGGCCTGCGGTGAATTTGACCATGATGCTGTTGCATCGAGTGCGTCAGTTCGTGAGATAGCAACTGCTTCCCATCGCTGGTATTGGGTACGTACTGACCCGCACCAAAAACAATATGCTCCCCAAGTGTATAGGCAAGTGCGTCTATCGCTTGCGCCGACTCTGTTGCGCGTAAATCATTATGAATTCGAATCCTACTAAAGTCTTGTCCGAAACGCGGCTCCATAAAGGCACGAGCCGTCGGATCGAGAGGTTGACCAGGTGAGCCCAATACTTCGTGGACGATAGGCGGTGCTGCAGTTTGTCCTAAGTCGCTTGACTCCATGCGCTTAGTCTGCAAATGTTCGTGTTCCTGGTCTCGTTGCTCCGTCGACATCCCTCGCCAAATGCGCTGTAGCTGAGGCTCAGGCATGCGCATCACCTGTTCGGAGACGTAATCTGCTTCCTTCTCGTAAATGTCTCCGGGGGGACCTACCGTGAGCTTTGCCTGGACGTTTGTCGGCGACTTAGGATGTAGCGGTATTTGGCTGAAATCGTGCGCGAAGCGAGGTGAGGCCGCACTGGCCAACCCTACTTCGAGTTCTTCAGCATTAGTCTGCAACATCCGCTGCACCGCTTGATTTCCAATCGTGCGCTGCAAGTGAAGGATCGAGTTCACCTCACGGCTTTGCCCAAACTGTGCCCGACCGGGTATCGTAGACTTGGTAGACGTAGTCTGCTGAGTTGCCTTCGGTTTCTGTGCGAAAGTGTGCATGGTTAATCTCCTCATCGTTCGCTTCGAAGCCCAACTAGAAGTAGACCCCCTAAAAGGTGCGTTTCTTCTGCGTCACAAGGCTGTATTGTGGATCAATATACGAGAGCCCAGTCGGCCACGCCAAGCACTTGCCAAGTTATAGTACCCCCTTTATGTCGGCAGAGCCAGCGGATCAAAGGGGCCCGAGGCTAGGCAAATGGGGTGCGAGTCAGGCCTATGCGCGGGCAAAAACCCTTTGCCGGCCGCGGCGCCTTCACCCCCCTACCCCTCCCCCGCTCCGCGCAGGGGAGGGGACCGGAAACCTCTCCTTCGCTGGCTACCGGGAGTGCGCCGGCGTGCTTCCCCTCATCGTGACCTTCTCTGAAAGAGAAGGGACCGCCGGACTTGTTGAAGTGGTTCTGTACGACATTGGATGTGTGAGAATCTAAGGGGCGCGCACTTGCTGCAGTCGGTCCCCGGGTCCGTGCCGGAACTGGTCGCGCTCGATCTCGTCAGTCACGGACCAGGGCTTGCCTTGGGGATCGAGATAGAGCTTGTGCATTTCCTTGAGATTGAACGGACGCGAGCCGATGCGGCCGAAGACGGCCATCTGGTGGCCGGTTTCGTCTACGGCGCGGTCCCGGTCCAAGCCCTTGGACAGCGACAGGGCGGGGCTCGAGGTCGGATACGTGGCGATGAGCTCGGGATGGGGCTCGGGGCTGAAACCGTAGAAACGCGGCTGGCTGTCCGGCGAGGTGAGTTGCAGGACCTTGAGGCCATTCTTGCCATCGGCGACATAGGCAAACAGGCTCGCATTGGTGCTCGCGACCACGACATCGCGCGCGTCGTCGAGCGCGCCACCGGCGTTGTACATCGCATAGACCTTGGGTGCCTCGGGGCGCTCCACGTCGAGGATCGCGAGCCCCTCGCTGCCGGCAGCCACATAGGCATAGGTCCGGGCGACATAGATCCGATGAGCGTCCCGCAGGGGCACGTGCGCCGCCTCCACCACGCTCGGCTTCCTCGGATTGCTCACGTCCACGACGCGCAGGCCGGTGCCGTCGAGGACGAAGAGATAACGGAACTGCAGGGCGCTGGAGCGCATGTCGGCGATCGTCACCGTCGCCGCCACCTTGGGTTGCAAGGGGGTGTCGAGGTCTAGTATCACCAGCCCCGCGTCGGCCGCGATGTAGGCGTAGTGGCCACCGATGGTGATGTGCCGTGCGCCGTTCAGTATCCCGTTCTCGTTCCAGGTCAGCGCGCGCTCCAGGACATTATTGCGTGGCTCTAGGTCGGACAGGGTGTTGACGTCGGAGAGGATCAAACCCTCTTTGGAATCCGTGACGAGCGCGTAGTTGTAAATCGGATGGAACGGCTGCTCCATATTGGTCTCGTTCATGAGACGGCTCATTTCCTCGCCGCTCATCTCGAAGCCCGGTAGGTTGCGCCGATCCGGGTGGATGGGCTGGGTGGTAGGGAGCGCCACGCAGGTGGCGTCCTCGGTGTCGATCTGGGTGTCGTGCCCGAGCGGGGAGAAGGGCGCAGTAATGAAGCGCTCCGAGAAACCCTTGTTGGCGATGTTCGCG containing:
- a CDS encoding DUF4157 domain-containing protein is translated as MHTFAQKPKATQQTTSTKSTIPGRAQFGQSREVNSILHLQRTIGNQAVQRMLQTNAEELEVGLASAASPRFAHDFSQIPLHPKSPTNVQAKLTVGPPGDIYEKEADYVSEQVMRMPEPQLQRIWRGMSTEQRDQEHEHLQTKRMESSDLGQTAAPPIVHEVLGSPGQPLDPTARAFMEPRFGQDFSRIRIHNDLRATESAQAIDALAYTLGEHIVFGAGQYVPNTSDGKQLLSHELTHSMQQHHGQIHRRPRSVKIGKPTISTDYEQARLKAREIAELINTGKWKQDNNEQLAHWLEFFEGIALQSFISELKTRLERRLPSLRVRGRNTPIYLLHQPKPILLYPRQKPRLPEVDLRSRGLHRYLKKPVNQPVLRYIPICLLAPE